One region of Seriola aureovittata isolate HTS-2021-v1 ecotype China chromosome 15, ASM2101889v1, whole genome shotgun sequence genomic DNA includes:
- the acaca gene encoding acetyl-CoA carboxylase 1 isoform X4: MLPWLTFAVCLAAVLSLFFWSREQLSIVFAACSCRPAMAQQDGAAKKNPAIAALHSHFIVGSVSEENSEDEIQGKLDMQLEEKETRSLSPSSGSSDSTYEMGFDHIDGPMHNLRPSMSGLHLVKQGRDRRRIDLQRDFTVASPAEFVTRFGGNKVIEKVLIANNGIAAVKCMRSIRRWAYEMFRNERAIRFVVMVTPEDLKANAEYIKMADHYVPVPGGTNNNNYANVELILDIAKRIPVQAVWAGWGHASENPKLPELLHKHGIAFMGPPSQAMWALGDKIASSIVAQTAGIPTLPWSGAGLTVEWAENKRIISVPHDVYELGCIQDVEDGLKAAEKVGYPLMVKASEGGGGKGIRKVNSADDLPNLFRQVQAEVPGSPIFVMQLAKHARHLEVQILADQYGNAISLFGRDCSVQRRHQKIIEEAPATIATSDVFEDMEKCAVKLAKMVGYVSAGTVEYLYSQDGSFYFLELNPRLQVEHPCTEMVADVNLPAAQLQIAMGIPLHRIKDIRMLYGVQPWGDSPIDFEGLSTAPSPRGHVIAARITSENPDEGFKPSSGTVQELNFRSNKNVWGYFSVAAAGGLHEFADSQFGHCFSWGENREEAISNMVVALKELSIRGDFRTTVEYLIKLLETESFQHNSIDTGWLDRLISEKMQAERPDTMLGIVSGALHVADVNLRNSVSNFLHSLERGQVLPAHTLLNTVDVELIYEGTKYVLTVTRQSPNSYVVIMNNSSAEVDVHRLSDGGLLLSYDGSSYTTYMKEEVDRYRITIGNKTCVFEKENDPSLLRSPSAGKIIQYTVEDGGHVFSGQCYAEIEVMKMVMTLTAAESGCIHYVKRSGAALEPGCVIAKLQLDDPSRVQQAELHTGALPSIQAVALRGEKLHRVFHNTLDHLVHIMNGYCLPEPFFSAKLKEWVERLMKTMRDPSLPLLELQDIMTSVSGRIPPAVEKAIKKEMAQYASNITSVLCQFPSQQIANILDSHAATLNKKSEREVFFMNTQSIVQLVQKYRSGIRGHMKAVVMDLLRQYLKVEIQFQNGHYDKCVFALREENKGDMANVLNYIFSHAQVTKKNLLVTMLIDQLCGRDPTLTDELMAILTELTQLSKTTNAKVALRARQVLIASHLPSYELRHNQVESIFLSAIDMYGHQFCIENLQKLILSETSIFDVLPNFFYHSNQVVRMAALEVYVRRAYIAYELNSVQHRQLKDNTCIVEFQFMLPTSHPNRGNIPTLNRMSFSSNLNHYGMVHVASVSDVLLDTSFTPPCQRMGAMVSFRSFQEFTRNITDVLSCFSDSPPPSPTFPEGGNPVLYGEEDNKSILEEPIHILNVAIKTDSDIDDDGLAAMFREFTQSKKSLLFEHGIRRLTFLVAQKDFRKQVNCEVDQRFHREFPKFFTFRARDKFEEDRIYRHLEPALAFQLELNRMRNFALTAIPCANHKMHLYLGAARVEVGTEVTDYRFFVRAIIRHSDLVTKEASFEYLHNEAERLLLEAMDELEVAFNNTTVRTDCNHIFLNFVPTVIMDPSKIEESVRSMVMRYGSRLWKLRVLQAELKINIRLTPTGKQIPIRLFLTNESGYYLDISLYKEVTDSRTGQVGPKDRQIMFQAYGDKQGPLHGMLINTPYVTKDLLQSKRFQAQSLGTTYVYDFPEMFRQALKKLWHSSQAFAHLPKCPLPSELLTFTELVLDAQGQLVQMNRLPGGNEIGMVAWRMTLRTPEYPAGREIIVISNDITHKIGSFGPQEDVLFLRASEMARESGIPRIYIAANSGARIGLAEEIRHMFHVAWQDPADPYKGFKYLYLTPQDYKKVSALNSVHCEHVEDEGESRYKITDIIGKDEGLGVENLKGSGMIAGESSLAYEEIITMNLVTCRAIGIGAYLVRLGQRTIQVDNSHIILTGAGALNKVLGREVYTSNNQLGGIQIMHNNGVTHCTVCDDFEGVFTLLQWLSFMPKCKFSPVPILSAKDPIDRSVEFVPTKAPYDPRWMLAGRPSQTPKGSWQNGFFDHGSFMEIMQPWAQSVVVGRARLGGIPTGVVAVETRSVELSIPADPANLDSEAKIIQQAGQVWFPDSAFKTAQAIKDLNREGLPLIVFANWRGFSGGMKDMYDQVLKFGAYIVDGLREYKQPVLVYIPPQAELRGGSWVVIDPTINPRHMEMYADKDSRGGVLEPEGTVEIKFRRKDLVKTMRRVDPVYTGLAERLGTPELSPPDRKELETKLKEREEFLLPIYHQVAVQFADLHDTPGRMQEKGVITDVLEWQTSRQFFYWRLRRLLLEDTVKRKIQAANSELTDGQIQAMLRRWFVEAEGAVKAYLWDNNEEVVGWLERQLAEEEGARSVIDENIKYIRRDHILKQIRSLVQANPEVAMDSIVHMTQHISPTQRTEVVRILSTMETASS, translated from the exons ATGCTCCCCTGGCTCACGTTTGCAGTGTGTCTGGCGGCGGTGCTCAGCTTGTTTTTCTGGTCCCGCGAGCAGCTATCGATAG TATTCGCAGCCTGTTCGTGTCGCCCAGCCATGGCACAACAGGACGGTGCTGCCAAGAAGAACCCTGCTATAGCGGCGTTGCACTCTCACTTCATTGTGGGATCAGTATCGGAGGAGAACTCAGAGGATGAAATCCAAGGGAAGCTAGACatgcagctggaggagaaggagacgCGCTCTTTGTCACCATCCTCCGGTAGCTCAGACAGCACCTATGAGATGGGCTTCGACCATATTGACGGCCCCATGCACAATCTAAG GCCGAGCATGTCAGGGCTGCACCTGGTGAAGCAAGGCAGAGATCGGCGGCGTATTGATCTGCAGAGGGACTTCACTGTGGCTTCTCCTGCTGAGTTTGTCACCCGCTTCGGTGGCAACAAGGTCATCGAGAAG GTGCTCATCGCCAACAATGGTATTGCAGCCGTCAAATGTATGCGCTCTATCCGCCGCTGGGCCTACGAGATGTTTCGTAATGAAAGGGCAATCcgttttgttgtcatggtgacccCAGAGGACCTGAAGGCCAATGCAG aGTACATCAAAATGGCAGATCATTACGTGCCTGTGCCAGGAGGgactaacaacaacaactatgCCAACGTCGAGCTCATTCTGGACATCGCTAAACGCATACCTGTTCAG GCAGTGTGGGCCGGGTGGGGTCACGCCTCAGAGAACCCCAAACTCCCGGAGCTGCTTCACAAGCATGGCATTGCTTTCATGG GGCCCCCGAGTCAGGCCATGTGGGCTTTGGGAGACAAGATCGCCTCCTCCATCGTCGCTCAGACGGCTGGTATTCCGACTCTGCCATGGAGCGGAGCAG GCCTGACAGTGGAATGGGCAGAGAACAAGAGGATCATCAGCGTTCCTCATGACGTGTACGAGCTTGGCTGCATCCAGGATGTAGAGGACGGCCTGAAA GCTGCGGAGAAGGTCGGTTACCCTCTAATGGTGAAGGCCtcagagggaggtggagggaaaggAATCCGTAAAGTCAACTCTGCTGATGATTTGCCCAACCTCTTCAGACAG GTCCAGGCAGAAGTTCCAGGATCGCCCATTTTCGTCATGCAGCTAGCCAAGCATGCCCGCCACTTGGAGGTCCAGATTTTAGCCGATCAGTATGGCAATGCCATTTCCCTGTTTGGTAGAGACTGTTCTGTGCAGCGACGACACCAGAAAATTATAGAAGAGGCTCCTGCTACCATCGCCACTTCTGATGTGTTTGAGGATATGGAGAAG TGTGCAGTGAAGCTGGCTAAGATGGTGGGGTACGTCAGTGCGGGTACAGTAGAGTACCTCTACAGCCAGGACGGCAGCTTCTACTTCCTGGAGCTCAACCCTCGTCTGCAGGTGGAACACCCCTGCACTGAGATGGTGGCCGATGTCAACCTGcctgctgctcagctgcag ATCGCTATGGGTATTCCTCTTCACCGCATCAAAGACATCAGGATGCTTTATGGGGTCCAGCCCTGGGGAGACTCTCCCATTGACTTTGAGGGTCTGTCAACTGCCCCCTCCCCGCGGGGTCACGTCATTGCAGCACGTATCACCAGTGAAAATCCTGATGAG GGTTTCAAGCCGAGCTCAGGAACGGTGCAAGAGCTGAACTTCCGCAGCAATAAGAACGTGTGGGGCTACTTCAGtgttgcagcagctggaggtctGCACGAGTTTGCCGACTCCCAGTTTGGACACTGTTTCTCTTGGGGAGAGAATCGTGAAGAAGCCATCTC CAACATGGTGGTGGCTCTGAAGGAGTTGTCCATCAGAGGAGACTTCAGGACCACAGTGGAATACCTCATTAAGCTGCTGGAGACTGAAAGCTTTCAGCACAACAGCATTGACACAGGCTGGCTGGACAGGCTCATCTCAGAGAAGATGCAG GCGGAGCGTCCCGACACCATGCTGGGGATTGTGAGTGGGGCTCTTCATGTGGCAGATGTAAATCTAAGGAACAGTGTGTCCAATTTCCTGCACTCTCTGGAAAG GGGCCAGGTGCTGCCAGCACACACACTACTCAATACTGTGGATGTGGAGCTGATCTATGAAGGTACCAAGTACGTCCTGACAGTGACACGCCAGTCTCCCAACTCCTACGTGGTCATCATGAACAACTCCTCAGCTGAGGTGGACGTCCATCGGCTCAGTGACGGAGGTCTTCTGCTGTCCTATGATGGCAGCAGCTACACCACCTACATGAAGGAGGAAGTGGACAG GTATCGCATCACAATTGGGAACAAGACGTGCGTCTTTGAAAAGGAGAATGATCCTTCTCTGCTGCGTTCTCCATCAGCAGGAAAAATCATTCAGTACACAGTGGAGGACGGCGGACATGTGTTTTCTGGCCAGTGCTACGCTGAGATAGAG gtgatgaagatggtgatgaccCTTACAGCTGCAGAGTCTGGTTGTATCCACTACGTGAAGAGGTCCGGAGCAGCGCTGGAGCCTGGCTGCGTCATTGCCAAGCTGCAGCTGGATGATCCAAGCAGAGTGCAACAG GCAGAGCTGCACACAGGGGCCCTGCCTTCTATCCAGGCAGTAGctctgagaggagagaagctACACAGAGTCTTCCACAACACACTCGACCACCTCGTTCACATCATGAACGGCTACTGTCTTCCTGAGCCTTTCTTCAGTGCTAAG TTGAAGGAATGGGTGGAACGGCTGATGAAAACCATGCGCGACCCCTCTTTACCACTGTTGGAGCTACAAGACATCATGACTAGCGTGTCGGGCCGCATCCCCCCCGCTGTGGAGAAGGCAATCAAGAAGGAGATGGCTCAGTATGCCAGCAACATCACGTCTGTGCTCTGCCAGTTCCCCAGCCAGCAG ATTGCAAACATCCTGGACAGCCATGCTGCTACTCTTAACAagaagtcagagagagaagtcttcttcatgaacacacagagcaTTGTTCAGCTGGTGCAGAA GTATCGCAGTGGCATCCGAGGTCACATGAAGGCAGTGGTGATGGACCTGCTCAGACAGTACCTGAAAGTAGAGATCCAGTTTCAGAACG GACACTAcgacaaatgtgtgtttgcactgcGTGAGGAAAACAAAGGCGACATGGCCAACGTGCTCAACTACATCTTCTCCCACGCTCAAGTCACCAAGAAGAACCTGCTGGTTACAATGCTGATC GACCAGCTGTGTGGCCGTGACCCAACACTGACAGATGAGCTGATGGCCATCTTGACTGAACTGACTCAGCTCAGCAAGACGACCAACGCCAAGGTGGCCCTGCGTGCTCGGCAG GTGTTGATAGCTTCCCACCTTCCCTCCTATGAGCTACGACACAACCAGGTGGAgtccatcttcctctctgccattgACATGTATGGACACCAGTTCTGCATCGAGAACCTGCAG aaATTGATCCTTTCAGAGACATCCATCTTTGATGTTCTGCCCAACTTCTTCTACCACAGCAATCAGGTGGTCAGGATGGCGGCTCTAGAG GTTTACGTGCGCAGGGCGTACATCGCCTATGAGCTCAACAGCGTTCAACATCGACAGCTGAAGGACAACACGTGCATAGTAGAGTTCCAGTTCATGCTCCCCACCTCGCATCCCAACag AGGGAACATCCCCACTCTAAACAG GATGTCATTCTCATCCAACCTGAACCACTACGGCATGGTGCATGTAGCCAGCGTGAGTGATGTTCTGCTTGACACATCTTTTACACCTCCTTGTCAGCGCATGGGAGCCATGGTCTCCTTCCGCTCCTTCCAGGAGTTCACCAG GAACATTACAGACGTGTTGAGCTGCTTCTCCGACTCTCCACCCCCGAGTCCGACCTTCCCAGAGGGAGGTAATCCCGTCCTGTACGGTGAAGAGGACAACAAG AGTATTCTGGAGGAGCCCATCCACATCCTGAACGTGGCTATAAAGACGGACAGCGACATCGATGACGACGGCCTGGCGGCCATGTTCCGGGAGTTCACTCAGTCAAAG AAATCCCTGCTGTTTGAACACGGCATCCGAAGGCTAACTTTCCTCGTGGCTCAGAAG GATTTCAGGAAGCAAGTCAACTGTGAGGTGGACCAAAGGTTTCAT AGAGAATTCCCCAAATTTTTCACATTCCGTGCCAGAGACAAG TTTGAGGAGGACAGGATCTATCGTCATTTGGAGCCGGCACTAGCTTTCCAGTTGGAGCTCAACCGCATGCGCAACTTCGCCCTGACCGCCATCCCGTGTGCCAACCACAAGATGCACCTGTACCTGGGTGCAGCCCGTGTGGAGGTGGGCACAGAGGTCACGGACTACCGCTTCTTTGTGAGAGCCATTATCCGCCACTCTGATCTGGTGACAAAG GAAGCTTCTTTTGAGTACCTTCACAATGAGGCAGAGCGTCTGCTGCTGGAAGCCATGGATGAACTGGAGGTGGCTTTCAACAACACAACTGTACGAACTGACTGTAACCATATCTTCCTGAACTTTGTCCCGACAGTCATCATGGACCCGTCAAAG ATTGAGGAGTCGGTGCGCTCCATGGTGATGCGTTACGGCAGCCGTCTGTGGAAGCTGCGCGTCCTGCAGGCTGAACTGAAAATTAACATCCGCCTGACTCCGACAGGAAAGCAAATCCCCATCCGCCTCTTTCTTACCAATGAATCAGGCTACTACCTGGACATCAGCCTGTACAAGGAGGTCACTGATTCCCGAACGGGACAGGTGGGGCCCAAAGACCGACAG ATCATGTTCCAGGCATATGGAGACAAACAGGGACCACTGCATGGGATGCTCATCAACACCCCATATGTCACCAAGGACCTGCTGCAGTCGAAGCGCTTCCAGGCGCAGTCTCTGGGCACCACCTACGTCTATGACTTTCCAGAGATGTTCAGACAG GCTCTGAAAAAGCTGTGGCACTCAAGCCAGGCCTTTGCCCACTTGCCCAAATGCCCTCTTCCCTCTGAGCTGCTCACCTTCACAGAGCTGGTTCTGGATGCCCAGGGTCAGCTGGTGCAGATGAACCGACTGCCAGGGGGCAACGAG ATTGGTATGGTGGCTTGGCGGATGACCCTGCGAACTCCAGAGTATCCAGCGGGACGCGAGATCATCGTCATAAGTAACGACATCACACACAAGATCGGTTCATTCGGGCCCCAGGAGGACGTGTTGTTCCTGCGAGCCTCAGAGATGGCACGAGAGAGCGGCATCCCGCGAATCTACATCGCAGCCAACAGTGGCGCCCGCATTGGGCTGGCAGAGGAAATCAGACACATGTTCCATGTGGCCTGGCAAGATCCAGCAGACCCTTACAAG GGTTTCAAGTATCTTTACCTCACACCTCAGGATTACAAAAAGGTTTCAGCCCTGAACTCTGTGCATTGTGAACATGTGGAGGATGAGGGAGAATCCAG GTACAAGATCACTGACATCATTGGGAAGGATGAAGGGCTGGGTGTGGAGAATCTGAAGGGGTCTGGGATGATCGCTGGAGAATCCTCTCTGGCTTATGAGGAAATCATCACCATGAACCTG GTCACATGTCGAGCCATAGGAATCGGGGCCTATCTGGTGCGGCTTGGACAGCGAACAATCCAGGTGGACAACTCTCACATTATTCTTACTGGAGCTGGAGCACTCAACAAG GTGCTGGGCAGAGAAGTGTACACATCGAACAACCAGCTCGGTGGAATTCAGATCATGCACAACAACGGCGTGACCCACTGCACTGTGTGTGATGACTTTGAGGGAGTCTTCACTCTTCTGCAGTGGCTGTCCTTCATGCCCAAG TGTAAATTTAGTCCAGTGCCCATCCTCAGTGCCAAGGATCCCATAGATCGATCAGTGGAGTTTGTTCCAACCAAGGCTCCGTATGACCCTCGCTGGATGTTAGCAGGACGTCCCAGCCAGA CTCCAAAAGGTTCCTGGCAGAACGGATTCTTCGACCACGGCTCCTTCATGGAGATCATGCAGCCGTGGGCTCAGAGTGTGGTGGTGGGCAGAGCCAG ACTGGGTGGGATACCAACTGGAGTGGTTGCTGTGGAAACCAGGTCAGTGGAGCTGTCAATCCCAGCTGATCCGGCCAATTTGGACTCGGAGGCGAAG ATTATCCAGCAGGCGGGACAGGTGTGGTTCCCAGATTCTGCTTTCAAAACCGCTCAGGCCATTAAGGACCTGAACCGAGAAGGCCTCCCTCTCATCGTGTTTGCCAACTGGAGGGGCTTCTCTGGAGGAATGAAAG ACATGTACGACCAGGTGTTGAAGTTCGGGGCCTACATTGTGGATGGACTGAGGGAATACAAGCAGCCGGTGCTGGTTTATATTCCCCCGCAGGCTGAGCTGAGGGGAGGCTCCTGGGTGGTTATCGATCCCACCATCAACCCTCGTCACATGGAGATGTACGCAGACAAGGACAGCCG AGGTGGAGTGTTGGAGCCTGAAGGAACCGTGGAGATCAAGTTTAGGAGGAAGGACCTGGTGAAGACTATGAGGAGAGTCGATCCGGTCTACACGGGCTTGGCTGAACGACTGG GAACTCCAGAGCTGAGCCCCCCTGATCGTAAAGAGCTGGAGACCAAGCTGAAGGAGCGGGAGGAGTTTCTCCTGCCCATCTACCACCAGGTGGCTGTGCAGTTTGCAGACCTCCATGACACCCCAGGTCGCATGCAAGAGAAGGGCGTTATCACG GATGTCCTGGAATGGCAAACGTCCCGTCAGTTCTTCTACTGGCGTCTGCGGCgtctgctgctggaggacacGGTGAAGAGGAAGATCCAAGCGGCCAACAGCGAGCTGACGGACGGCCAGATCCAGGCCATGCTGCGCCGCTGGTTCGTGGAGGCCGAGGGAGCTGTCAAG GCCTATCTGTGGGACAACAACGAAGAGGTGGTGGGATGGCTGGAGAGGCAGTTAGCTGAAGAGGAGGGCGCGCGGTCCGTCATCGACGAGAACATCAAGTACATCCGCCGCGATCACATCCTCAAGCAGATTCGCAG cctCGTTCAAGCCAATCCAGAGGTGGCCATGGATTCCATCGTGCACATGACCCAGCACATCTCTCCCACACAGAGAACCGAGGTGGTCCGTATTCTGTCCACTATGGAGACGGCCTCCTCCTAA